One stretch of Streptomyces sp. R21 DNA includes these proteins:
- a CDS encoding glycosyltransferase family 4 protein translates to MDRHVQAEKPAPGLSIALVHWAFPPTVGGVESHLWWYSRLLASQGHRVTVFTGTRDALTPGQPGVEVVRHEGLDLSRTASATPDAEEDLRLWFAMELKRRGIRLVHGHNLHHFSTAPAKALLSLRDEYELVLVHTYHSLWRGEENILAAKACGQWDVHFAVSDFLRDACAEELGIKDVHRTYLGIDVESYLRVPELSHTAGTRTGTVLLPARLIPDKGAELAIRAIGRVVAKNPELDPHLLLMDTPDSVDFHGEKVGFRKHLEGLIAEAGLAGRVGFEEAGVERMPDLYRRARVVIHPSSYEEPMGLAPLEAMCAARPVIATRMGGLSECVGEDGVYGYLVPDRDVDKLAQRIAQLLCDPELARLMGKRGRQRVVTEFDLAGCYVPDMLRVYRNRLEPPND, encoded by the coding sequence GTGGATCGTCACGTACAGGCGGAGAAGCCCGCACCGGGGTTGTCCATCGCCCTGGTGCACTGGGCTTTTCCGCCCACGGTGGGGGGCGTCGAGTCCCATCTGTGGTGGTACTCGCGGCTGCTGGCGAGCCAAGGGCACCGGGTCACGGTCTTCACCGGAACGCGCGATGCCCTGACACCCGGTCAACCCGGCGTCGAGGTGGTGCGGCATGAAGGGCTGGATCTGTCACGGACCGCCTCCGCGACCCCCGACGCCGAAGAGGATCTTCGCCTGTGGTTCGCGATGGAGCTGAAGCGGCGCGGAATTCGGCTCGTGCACGGCCATAATCTTCATCATTTCTCCACGGCTCCGGCGAAGGCGCTGTTGTCGCTGCGGGACGAATACGAACTTGTGCTCGTGCACACGTATCACAGCCTGTGGCGGGGCGAGGAGAACATTCTCGCCGCGAAGGCCTGCGGACAATGGGATGTGCATTTCGCGGTCTCGGACTTCCTTCGCGACGCATGTGCCGAGGAGTTGGGTATCAAGGACGTCCACCGCACCTATCTGGGCATCGATGTCGAGTCGTATCTCCGCGTACCCGAACTCAGTCATACGGCAGGGACCCGGACCGGCACCGTACTCCTGCCCGCACGCCTGATTCCCGACAAGGGGGCGGAACTGGCGATCCGGGCGATCGGGCGTGTGGTCGCGAAGAACCCGGAACTGGACCCGCATCTCCTGTTGATGGACACCCCCGATTCGGTCGACTTCCACGGCGAGAAGGTGGGCTTCCGGAAGCACTTGGAAGGCCTGATCGCCGAAGCAGGTCTGGCCGGCCGGGTCGGCTTCGAGGAAGCCGGTGTCGAGCGGATGCCCGATCTCTATCGGCGGGCCCGTGTGGTGATTCATCCGTCGAGCTATGAGGAGCCGATGGGGCTCGCCCCGCTGGAGGCCATGTGCGCCGCACGTCCCGTGATCGCGACGCGGATGGGCGGACTGAGTGAATGCGTCGGAGAGGACGGCGTGTACGGCTACCTCGTGCCGGACCGGGACGTGGACAAACTGGCGCAGCGCATCGCGCAGTTGCTCTGTGACCCGGAGCTGGCGCGCCTCATGGGAAAGCGCGGAAGACAGCGCGTGGTCACGGAATTCGACCTGGCCGGGTGCTATGTGCCGGACATGCTGCGTGTGTACCGGAACAGGCTGGAACCGCCGAACGATTAG
- a CDS encoding tetratricopeptide repeat protein translates to MAVRRGGPGNARGTWSVIAVLSGVSAAVTLALGIVVKATDLRGPLLWWAVGGAAALVAVAAAVKDYHDRSREPIGAGLARPLGAPPHKLPLLGKYFTERAFQHDQITKTLRPVSSREGLLRRKQRGTLPRVCVMYGQSGAGKSQLAVFYARKQLERHTITWWLNASRPDTLRTDLLELAGHLNIPDQANKNVVLTKLCNWLRANPGWLLVFDDARPDDPVVREQLESLSGAGGELLITTRGPGGWEDHCALPIELRGFSPAEGLKFLQQRTSSADGKDASDLTALGEQLGWLPLALEQAAAHIVKAGVTVQEYLRDLPRKANDEDTFRLAIEEISATSPAAVDLLRLFAFLASQDIRRVQLVEHSAVVPATLCEMLNDPTALSREVRLLEAHSLLTRTDEGRIGHVSYGMHPRVQELIRERLDIRGRLAWSQAAARLVEAWFPAEPDQFESRAECERLMPHAEAAIAKLVWLDGKDSALGASQDPEALARLLHRVGVYQETRCEWGSALPLFMKEADLCGIGLGSPLRHATAKLAVARQHYLLASLGDGETECREALRLCQDHDGDTDFLLLQARCQRQLGGIMRERNRFEEASTAVRAAVEIYQRQGPEWDTLDRAVAEQEIGMIYRNAGRLPLALKNYQRALEFVPDRGNQELSEFVVFRAMIERDLGIVDQDRGELDKAHTKLTHALSVFQEYRGNEDFETAQVAKFLADVTRRLGDEAHAHARRTRHPLRIRRFRRTERDQLARAEALLMPVLEIHRKRRATEAHKYAACLNKVGSLQLSQGHVDRARRTLEEAIAIYAEKYGVRHHYRAKSLTRLGPVLRAAGEHTRAEHVLREAEDIFKEALGHDHPLLMAVYEHLADCADARGGHEEAAALRSEARRIRHSLWLI, encoded by the coding sequence ATGGCCGTACGGCGGGGAGGGCCGGGCAACGCCAGAGGTACGTGGTCGGTCATCGCCGTCCTCTCAGGGGTCAGCGCCGCCGTCACCCTCGCACTGGGCATTGTCGTCAAAGCCACCGACCTGCGCGGGCCGCTGCTGTGGTGGGCCGTGGGTGGGGCGGCGGCGCTGGTCGCCGTAGCCGCCGCGGTCAAGGACTACCACGACCGCTCCCGGGAGCCGATCGGCGCGGGCCTGGCCAGACCGCTGGGGGCTCCCCCGCACAAACTCCCGCTGCTGGGGAAGTACTTCACCGAACGCGCATTCCAGCACGACCAGATCACGAAGACGCTCAGGCCCGTGAGCAGCCGTGAGGGATTACTGCGCCGAAAGCAGCGAGGCACACTGCCCCGTGTATGCGTGATGTACGGGCAGAGCGGCGCCGGAAAGTCCCAGCTGGCCGTTTTCTACGCGCGCAAGCAGCTCGAACGGCACACCATCACCTGGTGGCTCAACGCCTCCCGCCCGGACACCCTGCGCACCGATTTGCTGGAACTCGCGGGGCACCTCAATATTCCCGACCAGGCGAACAAGAACGTCGTCCTCACGAAACTGTGCAACTGGCTGCGTGCGAACCCCGGCTGGCTTCTCGTATTCGACGACGCGCGACCCGATGACCCGGTGGTGCGTGAGCAGTTGGAATCCCTGAGCGGCGCCGGCGGCGAACTGCTCATCACCACCCGGGGTCCCGGCGGCTGGGAGGATCACTGCGCGCTGCCCATCGAACTCCGGGGTTTCTCACCGGCTGAGGGGCTGAAGTTCCTGCAGCAGCGGACCAGCAGCGCCGACGGAAAGGACGCTTCGGACCTCACCGCACTGGGCGAGCAGCTCGGCTGGCTTCCGTTGGCTCTGGAGCAGGCGGCGGCGCACATCGTCAAGGCGGGCGTGACCGTGCAGGAGTACCTGCGTGACCTGCCGCGCAAGGCCAACGACGAGGACACCTTCCGGCTCGCCATCGAGGAGATCTCGGCGACCTCACCCGCGGCGGTGGATCTGCTGCGGCTCTTCGCCTTCCTGGCGTCCCAGGACATCCGCAGGGTGCAGCTAGTCGAGCACAGTGCCGTGGTGCCCGCCACGCTGTGCGAGATGCTGAACGACCCGACCGCCTTGAGCCGCGAGGTGCGCCTCCTCGAAGCCCACTCGCTGCTCACCCGCACCGACGAGGGCCGCATCGGCCACGTCTCGTACGGGATGCATCCGCGCGTGCAGGAGCTGATCCGCGAGCGGCTCGACATTCGCGGCCGCCTGGCGTGGTCGCAGGCCGCGGCCCGGCTGGTCGAGGCGTGGTTCCCGGCGGAACCGGACCAGTTCGAGTCGCGGGCCGAGTGCGAGCGGCTGATGCCCCATGCAGAGGCGGCCATCGCCAAACTCGTGTGGCTCGACGGCAAGGACAGTGCCCTGGGGGCGTCGCAGGATCCCGAGGCGCTGGCCCGGCTGCTGCACCGGGTGGGCGTGTACCAGGAGACACGCTGTGAATGGGGCAGCGCGCTGCCGCTGTTCATGAAGGAGGCGGACCTGTGCGGGATCGGGCTCGGCAGCCCGCTCCGGCACGCCACGGCCAAACTGGCGGTGGCGCGGCAGCACTACCTGCTGGCCTCGCTCGGTGACGGCGAGACCGAGTGCCGGGAGGCGCTGCGGCTGTGCCAGGACCACGACGGCGACACCGACTTCCTGCTCCTCCAGGCGAGGTGCCAGCGGCAGCTCGGCGGCATCATGCGCGAGCGCAACCGCTTCGAGGAGGCAAGCACGGCGGTGCGCGCGGCGGTGGAGATCTACCAGCGGCAGGGGCCCGAGTGGGACACCCTCGACCGGGCCGTGGCGGAGCAGGAGATCGGCATGATCTACCGCAACGCCGGCCGCCTGCCCCTCGCCCTGAAGAACTACCAGCGCGCGTTGGAGTTCGTCCCCGACCGGGGCAACCAGGAGCTGAGCGAGTTCGTGGTATTCCGCGCCATGATCGAACGTGACCTCGGCATCGTCGACCAGGACCGCGGCGAGCTCGACAAGGCGCACACGAAACTGACCCACGCGCTCTCCGTCTTCCAGGAGTACCGCGGCAACGAGGACTTCGAGACGGCACAGGTGGCGAAGTTCCTGGCCGATGTGACCCGCCGGCTGGGCGACGAGGCGCACGCCCACGCGCGCAGAACCCGTCATCCGCTGCGCATCCGCAGGTTCCGCCGGACAGAGCGCGACCAACTCGCCCGGGCAGAGGCCCTGTTGATGCCGGTCCTCGAAATACACCGGAAGCGCCGGGCGACCGAGGCCCACAAGTACGCAGCCTGTCTCAACAAGGTCGGTTCGCTGCAACTCTCCCAGGGCCACGTCGACAGAGCCCGCCGCACGCTCGAAGAGGCCATCGCCATCTACGCGGAGAAGTACGGCGTACGGCATCACTATCGGGCCAAGTCACTGACCCGGCTCGGGCCGGTCCTGCGCGCCGCCGGGGAACACACCCGCGCGGAGCATGTGCTGCGCGAGGCCGAGGACATCTTCAAGGAGGCGCTGGGCCATGACCACCCGCTGCTGATGGCGGTCTACGAACATCTGGCGGACTGCGCGGACGCCCGCGGCGGTCACGAGGAGGCCGCGGCCCTGCGATCCGAAGCCAGGCGCATCCGCCATTCGCTCTGGCTCATCTGA
- a CDS encoding tyrosinase cofactor, which produces MPELSRRRALGAAAALAATAGSLAAAAPAASAAPHHGGPEAFDEVYRGRRIQGRPSEGGGHHHGGGYAVLIDGVELHVMQNADGSWISVISHYDPVATPRAAARAAVLELQGSPLVPLA; this is translated from the coding sequence ATGCCGGAACTCAGTCGTCGCCGAGCCCTCGGGGCAGCGGCCGCCCTGGCCGCAACTGCCGGTTCCCTGGCCGCCGCAGCCCCTGCCGCGTCCGCCGCACCCCACCACGGTGGGCCCGAGGCCTTCGACGAGGTCTACCGCGGCCGCCGGATACAGGGCCGCCCCTCCGAAGGGGGCGGCCATCATCACGGCGGCGGATACGCCGTGTTGATCGACGGTGTGGAACTGCACGTCATGCAGAACGCCGACGGCAGCTGGATCAGCGTCATCAGTCACTACGACCCCGTGGCCACCCCGCGCGCCGCCGCCCGTGCGGCGGTCCTGGAGCTCCAGGGCTCCCCGCTCGTCCCCCTCGCCTGA
- a CDS encoding TetR family transcriptional regulator gives MSTVTTPPTGLAATAPPRRDAEATKAAILHAARYLLARHAHTDITLKAVADRAGVSPPLILKYFGNKDALFARVMSFEADADALLDAPIEELGRHMVCHLLVSQTEQGADPLLRIVFAPLQGEQGDILRANFRTQVSDRLARRLTGPDAGLRAELAAGALLGLGVMYGIARGTHLRATAIEDITDRYAPLVQAHLTP, from the coding sequence CTGAGCACCGTGACCACCCCGCCCACCGGTCTCGCGGCCACCGCACCGCCGCGCCGCGACGCCGAGGCGACCAAAGCGGCCATCCTCCACGCGGCCCGCTACCTGCTCGCCCGGCACGCCCACACGGACATCACGCTCAAGGCCGTCGCCGACCGGGCGGGAGTGAGCCCGCCGCTGATCCTGAAGTACTTCGGGAACAAGGACGCGCTGTTCGCCCGGGTGATGTCCTTCGAGGCCGACGCCGATGCCCTGCTGGACGCGCCGATCGAGGAACTCGGCCGGCACATGGTGTGCCATCTGCTGGTCAGTCAGACCGAACAGGGCGCCGACCCCCTCCTGCGGATCGTCTTCGCCCCGCTCCAGGGCGAGCAGGGCGACATCCTGCGCGCCAACTTCCGCACCCAGGTCAGCGACCGCCTCGCCCGCCGGCTGACCGGACCCGACGCGGGCCTGCGCGCCGAACTCGCCGCAGGCGCCCTGCTCGGGCTCGGCGTGATGTACGGCATCGCGCGCGGCACCCACCTGCGGGCCACGGCCATCGAGGACATCACCGACCGCTACGCGCCGCTCGTACAGGCCCACCTGACGCCGTGA
- a CDS encoding tyrosinase family protein codes for MTVRKNQASLTTDEKRRLVAALVELKRSGRYDAFVTTHNAFIIGDTDNGERTGHRSPSFLPWHRRFLIEFEQALQSVDASVALPYWDWSTDRSPRSSLWAPDFLGGTGRSLDGRVMDGPFAASTGDWPITVRVDGRTYLRRSLAGGTRELPTRAEVDSVLAMSTYDMAPWNSGSDGFRNHLEGWRGVNLHNRVHVWVGGQMGTGVSPNDPVFWLHHAYIDKLWAEWQSRHPDSGYLPTAGTPNVVDLNETMKPWNDVRPADMLDHTAYYTFDTV; via the coding sequence ATGACCGTCCGCAAGAACCAGGCGAGCCTGACCACCGACGAGAAGCGCCGCCTTGTCGCCGCGCTCGTGGAACTCAAGCGCAGTGGCCGCTACGACGCGTTCGTCACGACCCACAACGCCTTCATCATCGGTGACACCGACAACGGGGAGCGGACAGGCCACCGTTCGCCGTCCTTCCTGCCCTGGCACCGCAGATTCCTCATAGAGTTCGAGCAGGCGCTGCAGTCGGTGGACGCCTCAGTGGCGCTGCCGTACTGGGACTGGAGCACCGACCGTTCCCCGCGCTCCTCGCTGTGGGCTCCCGACTTCCTGGGCGGCACCGGGCGCAGCCTGGACGGCCGGGTGATGGACGGGCCGTTCGCCGCCTCCACCGGCGACTGGCCGATCACCGTACGCGTCGACGGGCGGACGTACCTGCGCCGCTCGCTCGCCGGCGGCACCCGAGAGCTGCCCACCCGCGCCGAAGTGGACTCCGTGCTGGCCATGTCCACCTACGACATGGCGCCGTGGAACAGCGGCTCGGACGGGTTCCGCAACCACCTCGAAGGCTGGCGGGGCGTCAACCTGCACAACCGGGTGCACGTCTGGGTGGGCGGTCAGATGGGCACCGGCGTCTCCCCCAACGACCCCGTCTTCTGGCTGCACCACGCCTACATCGACAAGCTCTGGGCCGAGTGGCAGAGCCGGCACCCGGACTCCGGCTATCTGCCGACGGCAGGGACGCCCAACGTGGTCGATCTCAACGAGACCATGAAGCCGTGGAACGACGTCCGACCGGCGGACATGCTGGATCACACGGCCTACTACACGTTCGACACCGTCTGA
- a CDS encoding MFS transporter: MASLRDRLAVPVLAFGGILMAVMQTVVVPLLPDLPRLTGASPGAVSWMVTATLLSGAVLTPVLGRAGDMYGKRRVLLAALGLMTLGSLLCALTSDIGILIAARALQGAAAAVVPLSISILRDELPPERTGSAVAMMSSTVGIGAALGLPLAALIVQYANWHVMFWATTALGAAGLALAWWAVRESPVREPGRFDTLGALGLAAGLICLLLGVSQGGQWGWTSGRILGLFGACVVVLTLWWIQQLRTERPLVDLKLAARPRVALPHLTALLTGFAFYANSLVTAQLVQAPKATGYGLGLSIVATGLCLLPGGVTMLLFSPVSARISAARGPRVTLALGAAVIALGYGVRVADSRDLWVIILGATVISTGTTLAYSALPTLILRAVPAGQTASANGVNVLMRTIGQAVCSAAVAAVLVHHTGLVAGIPVPTLHGYLLAFAMAGTVALVACAAALAIPADPASRDTRRARGRTTAPHDEALEGA, encoded by the coding sequence ATGGCGTCCTTGCGCGACCGACTGGCCGTCCCGGTCCTCGCGTTCGGCGGGATTCTCATGGCGGTCATGCAGACCGTGGTCGTGCCCCTGCTGCCTGACCTGCCCCGACTGACCGGCGCCTCCCCGGGCGCCGTGTCCTGGATGGTCACCGCCACGCTGCTGTCCGGCGCGGTCCTCACCCCGGTGCTCGGCCGCGCCGGCGACATGTACGGCAAGCGGAGGGTGCTGCTCGCGGCGCTCGGACTGATGACCCTGGGCTCGCTCCTGTGCGCCCTCACCTCCGACATCGGCATCCTCATCGCGGCCCGCGCGCTCCAGGGCGCGGCCGCCGCCGTCGTGCCCCTGTCGATCAGCATCCTGCGCGACGAACTCCCGCCGGAGCGCACGGGATCCGCCGTGGCCATGATGAGCTCCACCGTGGGCATCGGCGCCGCACTCGGCCTGCCGCTCGCCGCACTGATCGTGCAGTACGCCAACTGGCACGTCATGTTCTGGGCGACGACCGCGCTCGGCGCGGCCGGACTGGCCCTGGCCTGGTGGGCGGTGCGCGAGTCGCCCGTCCGCGAACCGGGCCGCTTCGACACCCTCGGTGCACTGGGGCTCGCCGCCGGGCTGATCTGCCTCCTCCTCGGCGTCTCGCAGGGCGGCCAGTGGGGCTGGACCAGCGGGCGGATCCTCGGACTGTTCGGCGCCTGCGTCGTCGTACTGACCCTCTGGTGGATCCAGCAACTGCGCACCGAACGACCGCTGGTCGATCTGAAGCTGGCCGCCCGCCCCCGCGTCGCCCTCCCGCACCTGACCGCGCTGCTCACCGGATTCGCCTTCTACGCCAACTCGCTGGTCACCGCCCAGCTGGTGCAGGCGCCCAAGGCCACCGGCTACGGACTGGGGCTGTCCATCGTGGCGACCGGCCTGTGCCTGCTGCCCGGCGGCGTCACCATGCTGCTGTTCTCGCCGGTCTCCGCACGCATCTCGGCCGCCCGCGGCCCACGCGTGACCCTGGCCCTCGGGGCCGCGGTCATCGCCCTCGGCTACGGCGTACGCGTCGCGGACAGCCGCGACCTGTGGGTCATCATCCTCGGCGCCACCGTGATATCCACCGGCACGACCCTGGCCTACTCCGCCCTGCCCACCCTGATCCTGCGCGCCGTACCGGCCGGGCAGACCGCGTCCGCCAACGGCGTCAACGTCCTGATGCGCACCATCGGCCAGGCCGTGTGCAGCGCCGCCGTCGCCGCCGTCCTCGTTCACCACACCGGCCTCGTCGCCGGCATCCCGGTGCCCACCCTGCACGGCTACCTGCTGGCCTTCGCGATGGCGGGTACGGTCGCCCTGGTGGCCTGCGCCGCCGCCCTGGCCATCCCCGCCGACCCCGCCTCCCGCGACACCCGACGCGCCCGCGGCCGTACGACAGCGCCCCACGACGAGGCGCTCGAAGGAGCCTGA
- a CDS encoding FAD-dependent monooxygenase has translation MQIACVGGGPANLYFSILMKLQDPSHDITVHERNPAGSTYGWGVTYWGALLDKLHAHDPESARAVRDNSVRWSDGIAHVGGRTTVHHGDEGFGIGRRRLLELLTDRARSLGVKVEFEHDITADEPLSGADLVVAGDGVNSVLRQRHTEHFGSDVKLGRNTYIWLGTTKVFDSFTFAFVETDHGWIWCYGYAFSEEHSTCVIECSPATWTGLGLDEASEADGLALLEKLFADVLDGHALIGRAQADGSAQWLNFRTLTNRTWHRGNLVLLGDAAHTTHYSIGAGTTLALEDAISLAGALNEHPELPAALAHYEQERRSALLSIQSAARHSAQWYENLPRYIRLPPPQMFALLGQRHSPLLPYIPPQLYYRLDRAAGQLETLRRFKRWLGPRLARTVQARSGR, from the coding sequence GTGCAGATCGCGTGCGTCGGTGGCGGGCCCGCAAACCTGTACTTCTCGATCCTGATGAAGCTCCAGGACCCGTCCCACGACATCACCGTCCACGAGCGGAACCCGGCCGGATCGACCTACGGCTGGGGCGTGACCTACTGGGGCGCCCTGCTGGACAAGCTCCACGCCCACGACCCCGAATCCGCCCGCGCCGTGCGAGACAACTCGGTCCGCTGGAGCGACGGGATCGCGCACGTCGGAGGCCGTACGACGGTGCACCACGGCGACGAGGGATTCGGCATCGGCCGTCGGCGCCTGCTCGAACTGCTCACCGACCGGGCCCGATCCCTCGGAGTGAAGGTCGAGTTCGAGCACGACATCACCGCCGACGAGCCACTTTCCGGCGCCGATCTGGTCGTCGCCGGCGACGGAGTCAACAGCGTGCTGCGGCAACGGCACACCGAGCACTTCGGGAGCGACGTCAAGCTGGGCCGCAACACCTACATCTGGCTCGGCACCACCAAGGTCTTCGACTCCTTCACCTTCGCCTTCGTGGAGACCGACCACGGCTGGATCTGGTGCTACGGCTACGCGTTCAGCGAGGAGCACAGCACCTGTGTCATCGAGTGCTCTCCGGCGACGTGGACCGGACTCGGGCTCGACGAGGCGAGCGAGGCCGACGGTCTCGCCCTGCTGGAGAAGCTCTTCGCCGACGTCCTGGACGGGCACGCCCTGATCGGACGGGCGCAGGCCGACGGCTCCGCCCAGTGGCTGAACTTCCGCACCCTCACCAACCGGACCTGGCACCGCGGCAACCTCGTCCTGCTCGGCGACGCCGCCCACACCACGCACTACTCGATCGGCGCGGGCACCACCCTCGCCCTGGAGGACGCGATCTCCCTGGCCGGAGCGCTGAACGAGCATCCAGAACTCCCGGCCGCCCTCGCCCACTACGAGCAGGAACGCCGATCCGCACTCCTGTCGATCCAGAGCGCGGCCCGCCACAGCGCCCAGTGGTACGAGAACCTCCCGCGCTACATCCGCCTGCCACCTCCGCAGATGTTCGCCCTGCTCGGCCAGCGCCACTCGCCGCTGCTGCCGTACATCCCGCCGCAGCTGTACTACCGCCTCGACCGGGCCGCCGGGCAACTGGAGACGCTGCGCCGCTTCAAGCGCTGGCTGGGGCCACGGCTGGCGCGCACGGTGCAGGCCCGCTCCGGACGGTGA